One genomic region from Paramicrobacterium agarici encodes:
- a CDS encoding metalloregulator ArsR/SmtB family transcription factor, producing MTDTTVISDADTCAPSTAHAIGTEAATTVAGALKALADPLRLRMLSAIATDPRGESCVCDLADLAEVSQPTVSHHLKVLKETGMLLSERRGTWVYYRIAPGKQRAVAALLDAFAPAAAVTDDPEDAAARAAALQQMDARVTRLAEELADELTGLNRDLVIAIVRESYAGLVRSAKLTAHMIPLTERFARQRLADLTRDRTAGVPQVLFVCVQNAGRSQLAAAIVDQLAGGRVVARSAGSAPASDVHPHVRSLLTEIEGAQEAETAFPKPLTDDAVRAADVVVTMGCGDVCPIIPGVRYEDWAVGDPALASPEGVEAIRQDIEGRVRGLLATLTD from the coding sequence ATGACCGACACGACCGTCATCTCTGACGCCGACACGTGCGCACCGTCCACGGCGCACGCAATCGGCACCGAGGCCGCCACGACCGTGGCCGGGGCACTGAAAGCACTCGCTGACCCGCTGCGGCTGCGGATGCTCTCCGCGATCGCGACCGACCCGCGCGGCGAGTCCTGCGTGTGCGACCTCGCCGACCTCGCCGAGGTGTCACAGCCGACCGTTTCGCACCACCTGAAGGTGTTGAAGGAGACCGGGATGCTGCTGTCCGAGCGCCGCGGCACCTGGGTCTACTACCGCATCGCCCCGGGCAAACAGCGCGCCGTCGCAGCCCTCCTCGACGCGTTCGCTCCCGCCGCGGCCGTCACCGACGACCCCGAAGACGCCGCGGCACGGGCCGCGGCCCTGCAGCAGATGGACGCCCGAGTCACCAGGCTCGCGGAGGAGCTCGCGGACGAGCTGACCGGGCTGAACCGGGACCTCGTGATCGCGATTGTGCGCGAGTCCTACGCCGGCCTGGTGCGGTCCGCGAAGCTGACAGCGCACATGATCCCGCTGACCGAAAGGTTCGCCCGGCAGCGCCTCGCAGACCTGACCCGGGACCGGACGGCCGGGGTGCCGCAGGTGCTGTTCGTGTGCGTGCAGAACGCGGGCCGCTCCCAGCTCGCCGCCGCGATCGTCGACCAGCTCGCCGGCGGCCGCGTGGTCGCACGCTCCGCAGGATCCGCCCCGGCGTCGGACGTGCACCCGCACGTGCGCTCGCTGCTCACCGAGATCGAGGGCGCGCAGGAGGCCGAGACGGCGTTCCCGAAGCCGCTCACCGACGACGCGGTGCGCGCCGCAGACGTGGTGGTCACGATGGGCTGCGGCGACGTCTGCCCGATCATCCCCGGCGTCCGCTATGAGGACTGGGCCGTGGGCGATCCTGCGCTGGCCTCGCCCGAGGGCGTCGAAGCGATCCGCCAGGACATCGAGGGCCGCGTCCGCGGCCTCCTCGCCACCCTCACCGACTGA
- the trxB gene encoding thioredoxin-disulfide reductase yields MSNQEVELVIVGSGPAGYTAAVYAARAGLAPVVIAGSVTAGGALMTTTEVENFPGFVDGVQGPELMESMRAQAERFGARIVYDDAIRLELDGDVKTIETGAGATYRARAVVLTMGSAYRKLGLSEEERLSGHGVSWCATCDGFFFREQEIVVVGGGDSAMEEALFLTRFASKVTVVHRRDEFRASRIMAQRVLEDPKIEVAWNSEVAAILGDEQVTGLTLRDTVTGAERTLDATGVFVAIGHDPRSELVTGQVDTDADGYVRVAHPSTRTNLPGVFAAGDLVDHTYRQAITAAGTGCAAAQDAQHYLSNLEPTTVPELALEVSA; encoded by the coding sequence ATGTCGAATCAAGAAGTCGAACTGGTCATCGTCGGGTCCGGTCCCGCCGGATACACGGCGGCGGTCTACGCGGCGCGTGCGGGTCTCGCGCCGGTCGTGATCGCGGGCTCGGTGACCGCGGGCGGTGCGTTGATGACGACGACAGAGGTGGAGAACTTCCCGGGCTTCGTCGATGGCGTGCAGGGACCGGAGCTGATGGAGTCGATGCGGGCGCAGGCCGAGCGATTCGGCGCTCGGATCGTCTACGACGACGCGATCCGCCTCGAGCTCGACGGCGACGTGAAGACCATCGAGACCGGTGCCGGGGCGACGTACCGGGCGCGGGCGGTGGTCCTCACGATGGGTTCCGCGTACCGCAAGCTCGGCCTCTCCGAAGAAGAGCGGCTGTCGGGGCACGGAGTGTCCTGGTGCGCGACGTGCGACGGGTTCTTCTTCCGCGAGCAGGAGATCGTCGTGGTCGGCGGCGGGGACTCCGCGATGGAGGAGGCCCTGTTTCTCACCCGGTTCGCGTCGAAGGTGACCGTCGTGCACCGCCGGGACGAGTTCCGCGCGTCGAGGATCATGGCGCAGCGCGTGCTGGAGGACCCGAAGATCGAGGTCGCCTGGAACAGTGAGGTCGCTGCGATCCTCGGCGATGAGCAGGTCACCGGGCTCACGCTGCGCGACACCGTCACCGGGGCCGAGCGCACGCTCGACGCGACGGGGGTGTTCGTCGCGATCGGGCACGACCCGCGTTCCGAGCTCGTGACCGGGCAGGTCGACACCGACGCGGACGGGTATGTGCGGGTCGCGCACCCGTCGACGCGGACGAACCTGCCCGGGGTGTTCGCGGCCGGGGATCTCGTCGATCACACGTACCGGCAGGCGATCACCGCCGCGGGCACCGGCTGCGCGGCCGCGCAGGACGCCCAGCACTACCTGTCGAACCTCGAACCCACCACCGTTCCTGAGCTTGCTTTGGAGGTCTCCGCATGA
- the rph gene encoding ribonuclease PH yields MTTRKDGRTPDQLRPVTIERGWSEQAEGSALISFGKTKVLCTASFTPGVPRWLTGKGKGWVTAEYAMLPRATNERSGRESVKGKIGGRTHEISRLIGRSLRAVVDMKALGENTIVIDCDVLQADGGTRTAAITGAYVALVDAMEWARGKGHIGKNSVPLIDSVSAVSVGIIDGEPMLDLAYVEDVRAETDMNVVVTGRGLFVEVQGTAEGAPFDRAELDALLDLATNGARELGGLQTEALGDA; encoded by the coding sequence GTGACAACGCGCAAAGACGGACGCACCCCCGACCAGCTGAGGCCCGTGACGATCGAACGCGGATGGAGCGAGCAGGCGGAGGGGTCGGCCCTCATCTCGTTCGGCAAGACCAAGGTGCTCTGCACGGCGTCGTTCACACCTGGCGTGCCGCGCTGGCTCACGGGCAAGGGGAAAGGGTGGGTCACCGCGGAGTACGCGATGCTGCCGCGCGCGACGAATGAGCGCTCGGGGCGTGAATCGGTCAAGGGAAAGATCGGCGGACGCACGCACGAGATCTCTCGGCTCATCGGCCGGAGCCTTCGCGCCGTCGTCGACATGAAGGCTCTCGGCGAAAACACGATCGTGATCGACTGCGACGTGCTGCAGGCTGACGGGGGCACGCGAACGGCTGCGATCACCGGCGCCTATGTCGCTCTCGTCGACGCGATGGAGTGGGCTCGAGGCAAGGGGCACATCGGAAAGAATTCGGTGCCGCTCATCGACAGCGTCTCTGCGGTCTCCGTCGGCATCATCGACGGGGAGCCGATGCTCGACCTCGCATACGTCGAAGACGTGCGCGCCGAAACCGACATGAACGTCGTCGTCACGGGGCGAGGACTGTTCGTCGAGGTGCAGGGCACGGCCGAGGGTGCTCCGTTCGACAGAGCCGAGCTCGACGCCCTGCTCGATCTCGCGACGAACGGCGCCCGCGAGCTCGGCGGCCTGCAGACCGAAGCACTTGGTGACGCATGA
- the rdgB gene encoding RdgB/HAM1 family non-canonical purine NTP pyrophosphatase has translation MTLHVVLASHNAHKVAEFQRILARDVTGIIIEAFDGPEPVEDGASFDENALIKARAAAAHTGRVALADDSGISVDIMGGAPGIFSARWSGTREDAANRRLLLAQLADIDDPNRAARFHCAIAIVDPVSGTENVARGEWPGRVAHAESGENGFGYDSIFIPEGLSVSSAELAPEHKNEISHRARAFQAAVPLLQAL, from the coding sequence ATGACGCTTCACGTCGTGCTGGCAAGCCACAACGCTCACAAGGTCGCCGAGTTTCAGCGGATTCTCGCGCGTGACGTCACCGGCATCATCATCGAAGCCTTCGACGGGCCGGAGCCGGTCGAAGACGGTGCAAGCTTTGACGAGAACGCGTTGATCAAGGCGCGAGCGGCTGCCGCCCACACGGGACGAGTCGCGCTCGCCGATGACAGCGGGATCAGCGTGGACATCATGGGCGGCGCACCGGGCATCTTCTCGGCGCGCTGGTCGGGAACCCGCGAGGACGCCGCGAACCGCAGACTGCTGCTCGCCCAGCTTGCCGATATCGACGACCCGAATCGCGCAGCGCGTTTCCATTGCGCGATCGCAATCGTCGACCCGGTATCGGGCACCGAGAACGTTGCGCGTGGAGAGTGGCCTGGCCGTGTCGCTCACGCCGAGAGCGGCGAGAACGGCTTCGGTTACGATTCGATTTTCATTCCGGAGGGCCTCTCGGTCAGCTCGGCTGAACTCGCGCCAGAGCACAAGAATGAGATCTCTCATCGAGCGCGCGCCTTTCAGGCGGCAGTGCCGCTTCTTCAGGCGCTCTGA
- a CDS encoding cation diffusion facilitator family transporter: MAHDHSHGTANRKRLIGVIALVSVTLIVEVVGGIMTGSLALLADAGHMFSDLTGLVIALVAMRIALRPATDRHTWGFQRTEVLAALANGLILTSVAVSVAIEGIQRLVDSAPAHVSGLPVLIVALIGLVVNAVSLGLLRQGARHSINMKGAYLEVFGDLLGSVLVAMSAIVIMTTGFMKADAIASLLIAAGILPRAAVLLRDVWRVLNESTPAGTDVELIREHVRDATGVVGVHDVHVWSITSGQSVFTAHVIVRREVFEEGRVGELLDHLTSCLADHFDVDHSTFQLEPARHSDTENIAHS; the protein is encoded by the coding sequence ATGGCACACGATCATTCTCACGGAACGGCGAACCGAAAGCGCTTGATCGGCGTGATCGCGCTCGTATCGGTGACGCTGATCGTCGAGGTCGTCGGCGGGATCATGACGGGGTCGCTCGCGCTGCTCGCTGACGCTGGACACATGTTCTCCGACCTCACCGGACTCGTGATCGCTCTCGTCGCTATGAGGATCGCGCTGCGCCCAGCGACGGACCGCCATACCTGGGGTTTCCAGCGCACCGAAGTGCTGGCGGCGCTCGCGAACGGGCTCATTCTCACGAGCGTCGCCGTCTCGGTCGCCATCGAGGGAATCCAGCGTCTCGTTGACAGCGCGCCCGCGCATGTCAGCGGCCTTCCGGTGCTCATCGTCGCGCTCATCGGGCTCGTCGTCAACGCTGTCTCTCTCGGACTGCTGCGACAGGGCGCGCGGCACTCCATCAATATGAAGGGCGCTTACCTCGAGGTCTTCGGCGACTTGCTCGGCTCCGTTCTCGTGGCAATGTCGGCGATCGTCATCATGACGACGGGCTTCATGAAGGCCGACGCGATCGCATCGCTCCTCATCGCCGCCGGGATCCTCCCTCGTGCCGCGGTGCTGCTGCGCGACGTATGGCGCGTGCTCAACGAATCGACACCAGCGGGAACGGACGTCGAGCTGATCCGCGAGCACGTGCGCGATGCGACGGGTGTCGTGGGCGTGCACGACGTTCACGTGTGGTCAATCACCTCGGGTCAATCCGTATTCACCGCCCACGTGATCGTGCGACGCGAGGTCTTCGAGGAAGGCCGAGTCGGAGAGCTGCTCGACCATCTCACGTCATGTCTCGCAGACCACTTCGACGTCGACCACTCGACATTTCAGCTTGAACCCGCCCGGCACTCGGACACAGAGAACATCGCCCATTCCTGA
- a CDS encoding DedA family protein, with protein MLNASLIPWLDPEVIITAAGPWAVLVVCLIVFAETGLLVGFLLPGDTLLIMAGLLSFSPGLGFDVWWVALFIGAAAFIGGEVGYLIGHRGGPRVFERKESGLFSVENVRRTNAFFERFGPIAVVVARFVPVIRTFAPVAAGVAHMNYRRYSLYNFVGAMLWGVGLVFAGYFLGYVPPIANFVRDYIDLILVAAVALTVIPTVWHYLAARRKARESVADGETARTDAEGAAELRLDSSVFGKRRR; from the coding sequence ATGTTGAACGCCAGTCTGATCCCCTGGCTCGACCCCGAGGTGATCATCACGGCCGCCGGGCCGTGGGCGGTTCTCGTCGTCTGTCTCATCGTCTTCGCTGAGACGGGTCTTCTCGTCGGATTCCTGCTTCCCGGCGACACCCTGCTGATCATGGCGGGCCTGCTGTCGTTCAGTCCTGGGCTCGGGTTTGACGTGTGGTGGGTCGCTCTCTTCATCGGAGCGGCCGCGTTTATCGGCGGGGAGGTCGGCTACCTGATCGGACATCGCGGGGGTCCGCGAGTGTTCGAGCGAAAAGAGTCCGGCCTCTTCAGCGTCGAGAACGTCAGACGAACCAACGCGTTCTTCGAGAGGTTCGGACCTATTGCGGTCGTCGTCGCACGGTTCGTGCCGGTGATTCGAACGTTCGCACCGGTTGCTGCGGGTGTAGCGCACATGAACTACCGCAGGTACAGTCTCTACAACTTCGTCGGCGCCATGCTCTGGGGAGTCGGCCTCGTCTTCGCCGGCTACTTTCTAGGGTATGTTCCCCCGATCGCTAACTTCGTGCGCGACTACATCGACCTGATTCTCGTTGCTGCCGTGGCGCTGACCGTCATCCCGACGGTCTGGCATTACCTTGCCGCGCGTCGCAAAGCGCGTGAATCTGTCGCGGACGGCGAAACAGCGCGTACGGATGCTGAGGGTGCGGCCGAGCTTCGACTGGACTCGTCGGTCTTCGGCAAGCGTCGCCGATGA
- the trxA gene encoding thioredoxin, with protein MSIVTPVTDATFRAEVIESELPVVVDIWATWCGPCKAIAPILDQLASDYAGRVKIVKVDADQNPETVTAAGVTSIPTLGFYRDGERVDVLIGAHPKPVYVAKIEELLA; from the coding sequence ATGAGCATCGTCACTCCCGTCACCGACGCTACTTTCCGGGCTGAGGTGATCGAGTCCGAGCTACCCGTCGTGGTCGACATCTGGGCGACCTGGTGCGGCCCGTGCAAGGCGATCGCCCCGATCCTGGACCAGCTCGCCAGCGACTACGCGGGCCGGGTGAAGATCGTGAAGGTCGACGCCGACCAGAACCCCGAGACCGTGACCGCGGCCGGCGTGACCTCGATCCCCACCCTCGGGTTCTACCGGGACGGGGAGCGCGTGGACGTGCTGATCGGCGCGCATCCGAAGCCCGTCTACGTCGCGAAGATCGAAGAGCTGCTCGCATGA
- the arsB gene encoding ACR3 family arsenite efflux transporter yields MTDSLTRTAPKRLSTLDKWLPLWIGLAMVAGLLLGRFVPALSDALSAMEVGGISIPIGLGLLVMMYPVLAKVRYDKVAAVTGDKKLLVSSLVLNWLVGPAVMFALAWIFLPDLPEYRTGLIIVGLARCIAMVVIWNDLACGDREATAVLVAINSVFQVVMFSVLGWFYLTVLPGWLGLDAQGLEVSVWQIALNVLVFLGIPLAAGFASRFVGEKRKGRDWYEEKFLPRIGPWALYGLLFTIVLLFALQGEQVTSHPMDVARIALPLLVYFALMWFAGILLGKALRLGYARSTTLAFTAAGNNFELAIAVAIGTFGAASGQALAGVVGPLIEVPVLVGLVYVSLWAAKTWFHTDPYATESRTS; encoded by the coding sequence ATGACCGACTCCCTGACCCGCACCGCCCCGAAACGGCTGTCCACCCTCGACAAGTGGCTGCCGCTGTGGATCGGCCTCGCGATGGTCGCAGGCCTCCTGCTCGGCCGTTTCGTGCCCGCGCTCTCGGACGCGCTGTCCGCGATGGAGGTCGGCGGGATCTCGATCCCGATCGGGCTGGGCCTGCTGGTGATGATGTACCCGGTGCTCGCGAAGGTCCGCTACGACAAGGTCGCCGCCGTCACGGGCGACAAGAAGCTCCTCGTCTCCTCGCTCGTGCTGAACTGGCTCGTGGGGCCCGCGGTCATGTTCGCGCTCGCGTGGATCTTCCTGCCGGACCTGCCCGAGTACCGGACCGGGCTGATCATCGTCGGGCTCGCCCGCTGCATCGCGATGGTGGTGATCTGGAACGACCTCGCGTGCGGCGACCGCGAGGCGACCGCGGTGCTGGTCGCGATCAACTCGGTCTTCCAGGTCGTGATGTTCTCGGTGCTGGGCTGGTTCTACCTGACCGTGCTGCCCGGATGGCTCGGACTGGACGCGCAGGGCCTGGAGGTCTCCGTCTGGCAGATCGCACTCAACGTCCTCGTCTTCCTCGGCATCCCGTTGGCGGCCGGATTCGCGTCCCGCTTCGTCGGCGAGAAGCGCAAGGGGCGCGACTGGTACGAGGAGAAGTTCCTCCCGAGGATCGGGCCGTGGGCGCTCTACGGGCTGCTGTTCACGATCGTGCTGCTGTTCGCCCTGCAGGGCGAACAGGTCACCTCCCACCCGATGGACGTCGCCAGGATCGCGCTGCCGCTGCTGGTCTACTTCGCGCTGATGTGGTTCGCCGGCATCCTGCTGGGCAAGGCACTCCGCCTGGGCTACGCGCGCTCCACGACGCTCGCGTTCACCGCCGCGGGCAATAACTTCGAGCTCGCCATCGCGGTCGCGATCGGCACCTTCGGCGCGGCATCCGGCCAGGCCTTGGCCGGGGTCGTGGGCCCGCTCATCGAAGTGCCCGTGCTCGTGGGCCTGGTCTACGTCTCACTCTGGGCCGCGAAGACCTGGTTCCACACCGACCCCTACGCCACCGAATCGAGGACGTCATGA
- a CDS encoding Flp pilus assembly complex ATPase component TadA, translating to MTTAVDIIAEAVRERVRRDGTDLSHHAELTERYVSEELQRYSERALAGAGQLIADERAAARQIIASLTGLGPLQAFLDDPEIEEIWINSPSRVFIARGGDPELTDVVLTETLVRDLVERMLQATGRRVDVSSPFVDASLADGSRLHVVIPDTGRSDC from the coding sequence ATGACGACCGCAGTGGACATCATCGCGGAAGCCGTCCGTGAGCGGGTGAGGCGCGATGGTACAGACCTCTCGCATCATGCCGAGCTCACCGAGCGATACGTGTCCGAAGAGCTGCAGCGCTATTCAGAGCGAGCGCTCGCGGGAGCGGGGCAGCTGATCGCAGACGAACGAGCGGCAGCCCGCCAGATCATCGCATCGCTCACGGGCCTCGGGCCGCTGCAGGCGTTTCTCGACGATCCCGAAATCGAGGAGATCTGGATCAACAGCCCCTCGCGCGTGTTCATCGCCCGCGGCGGCGATCCAGAGCTCACCGACGTCGTGCTCACCGAGACGCTCGTTCGAGACTTGGTTGAACGGATGCTGCAGGCGACGGGGAGACGCGTCGATGTGAGCTCACCGTTCGTCGATGCGTCGCTTGCAGACGGCTCTCGACTTCACGTCGTGATCCCCGATACTGGTAGGTCCGATTGTTGA